One window from the genome of Buchnera aphidicola (Neophyllaphis podocarpi) encodes:
- the rplF gene encoding 50S ribosomal protein L6, whose amino-acid sequence MSRVAKLPIFIPTDIEIKINKQLVLIKSKSEELKYKLHKSVKIVYNNNILSFSTNLGYDNFWSHVGTARSIINSMIVGIKVNFEKKLFLSGVGYKVSLSNKNSLLTMSLGYSHSINYELPDGVFANVPSQTEIVLKSSNKQLLGQVAANLRSYRIPESYKGKGIRYSDEFIRIKEAKKK is encoded by the coding sequence ATGTCTCGTGTTGCTAAATTACCTATTTTTATTCCTACTGATATAGAAATAAAAATAAATAAACAATTAGTACTTATTAAAAGTAAAAGTGAAGAATTAAAGTATAAATTACATAAATCAGTTAAAATTGTTTATAATAATAACATATTATCTTTTAGCACTAATTTAGGTTATGATAATTTTTGGTCTCATGTAGGAACTGCTCGTTCTATAATAAATTCTATGATTGTAGGCATTAAAGTTAATTTTGAAAAAAAATTATTTTTATCTGGTGTTGGATATAAGGTATCTTTATCTAATAAAAACAGTTTGCTTACCATGTCTTTAGGTTATTCTCATTCTATAAATTATGAATTACCTGATGGTGTATTTGCTAATGTTCCTTCTCAAACTGAAATTGTATTAAAAAGTTCTAATAAACAATTATTAGGCCAAGTAGCTGCTAATTTACGTTCTTATCGTATTCCTGAATCTTATAAAGGTAAAGGTATTCGTTATTCAGATGAATTTATACGTATTAAAGAGGCTAAAAAAAAGTAA
- the rpsN gene encoding 30S ribosomal protein S14 gives MAKQSMKSREIKRVKLSNKFFNKRMKLKSIILDINKTKEIRWNAVLQLQKLPRDSSPSRQRNRCRQTGRPHAFLRKFGLSRLKVREAAMKGEIPGLKKASW, from the coding sequence ATGGCAAAACAGTCTATGAAATCACGTGAAATAAAACGTGTAAAATTATCTAATAAATTTTTTAATAAACGTATGAAATTAAAATCTATAATTTTAGATATTAATAAAACAAAAGAGATAAGGTGGAACGCAGTTTTACAATTGCAAAAACTTCCTAGAGATTCAAGTCCTTCTCGTCAAAGAAATAGATGTAGACAAACAGGTAGACCTCATGCTTTTTTAAGAAAATTTGGATTAAGTAGATTGAAAGTTAGAGAGGCTGCAATGAAAGGAGAAATACCAGGATTAAAAAAAGCTAGCTGGTAA
- the rpsH gene encoding 30S ribosomal protein S8 has product MSMQDPISDMLTRIRNAQFANKISVIIPFSRFKLAISILLKTEGYIENYEISSEKKPSIQIYLKYFNDKPVIENINRVSCPSLRVYRNKHKLPKVLEGLGIAVISTSRGVMTDREARKQGIGGEVVCYIS; this is encoded by the coding sequence ATGAGTATGCAAGATCCTATATCTGATATGCTAACACGTATTCGAAATGCTCAATTTGCTAATAAAATTTCAGTTATCATACCTTTTTCTAGATTTAAACTAGCTATTAGCATTTTGTTGAAAACAGAAGGTTATATTGAAAATTACGAAATATCCAGTGAAAAGAAACCATCAATTCAAATATATTTAAAATATTTTAATGATAAACCTGTTATAGAAAATATTAATCGTGTAAGTTGTCCTAGTTTACGTGTTTATAGAAATAAACATAAATTACCTAAAGTATTAGAAGGCTTGGGTATAGCAGTAATTTCTACTTCTAGAGGTGTTATGACTGATAGAGAAGCTAGAAAACAAGGTATTGGCGGTGAAGTTGTTTGTTATATTTCTTAA